AATAACGTCAAACAGTTACAGCCCTGATTCGGCCGTTTTCTGCACTACATTGTCAATGATCTTGGGCCGGTTGGGCAGCAAGATGTTCATCCGCTGGAGCAGCACCCTCAGGGCTTTTGAAGGGGTAGAGACCACTCTCAGCCGGATGGTCTTATCTTTCGCAGGCAGCAGGACATCCAAGGATCGCACCTCCCGCATCTCCTCAAGGAGCTTTCTCGGCGCGGTGCCGAGTCCAGCCGCCTTCATCCACTGCTGCAGCGTTCGCCACATGGCCAGGGCCAGAAAACAGACCAGGATATGGGCCTGGGTCCGGTCCTGTCGCTGATGGTAGATCGGCCGCATCCCGAGATCCGACTTTTCGGTCCTGAAGGCCTCTTCCACTTCGGTCAACTGGATATAGCGCCTCCAGATGGTCGTCGGATCAGCCTCCTGCCAGTTGGTGCGCAGGAGATAACTGCCGCCGCTCTGCAGCGCCCACCGATACCGGTCGTCGTGCTTGATGATCTCGATGGCCAATCGCGTCTCCTGACCCATCACGGTTTCCGTCACCGTCACGGTGAAGAGGGAGGCGGCCCGGCTATTGCGCTCCAGGAGCCGTCCGATGCGACGTTCGGCCTTTTGCCGATCCCGGAGTCGGCCCTGGTCGGCCTGGGCTTGCAGGCTGTGCAGTCCAGCCTCCAGGCGGATAAGAAACCGGTCGAGGATGGCCGCCTCCTTGTCTTTCCGGCGTGCGGACCGGCACAGCACAAAGGTGTCCGCTCCGCCGTCCGGTGACGCACACCGCTTGACCTCGACACCGGGCTGCACCTCCTCCCAGTCGTGGGCCAGCAGCTCGTGCTCGAACTTTCTGAGCATCGACTTCGGGGTCCCGACGAGGTAGCGTGCACCCCGCTGCCGCAGAAACTCCATGTTGTCTTCGCTGACCATCCCCCGGTCCATGACCCAGATCCGATCGGCCTGACCGTACTTGCGCTCCATGGTCAGCACCATGTCCTTGGTGGTGGTGACATCGGGACGATTGCCGTCGAAGACTTCAAAGGCCAGGGGCAAGCCCTCCCGGCTCGTCACCAGGCCGATACAGACCTGGGGACAGTCCGGGCGGCCATCGCGGCTGTAGCCTCTCCTGGCCTGCGGATTCCCGTGCGCCCGGCCTTCCCAATAGGCGGAGGTGATATCGTAAAACAGAAAGTCGAAGGTCGCCCCAAAGAGTTCGCCGTAGCGGTCCTGCAGGTGTCGGCACAGGGCGTCTTTGTGTGGCAGCAGCGCATCCAGGGCGCGGTAGAGGCGATCGTCGTTGATCCTGTCCGTGGGTACGCCGACCAGGTCCTCCAGCGCGGTCTTGGCATACCAGGAGTCGGCAATCTGCAGTTCCGACGACGGGGCGCAAAAGCGTGCAATGGTCAGGAGGCAGGCCATGACGGACCATGGGATCGCTTCTCGGCCTTCGGCCATCTGCGCGGCACACCAGGTGGCCAAGCCGAGCCGGTGCCACAGAAGCAGGGCCAGATACACCTCGCCGAAGTGTCGCAGCCGCTCGACTCTGACGCGAGTGAGATCGATGGTCACCCAGGCCGGCGGCTCGACCGTCTGTGTAAAGAGGCTGTCTTGTGGTGAGGACTTCCCGGTGAGCAGGCGGCCGATGGCTTCCCAGCCGATCCGTTCCTCTCGGTCCAGTCCCGGCAGTTTCCCGATCGTGGCGACGAGACGCTGGCGAGGGCCTCGTGCGGTGCGGATGGATTCCACCAGCGACCAGTAGCCGTACTCCTCGCCGTCCACGCGCTTGTCATGTCGCCGCAAGTACATGCCCGACGTTATGCCCGATCTCGGCGTCCACCGCAAGAGGCTTTTCTGCACTACACGCGGTTTTCAGCATCCGGCGCTTCCGGATCACGGAGTGACGCGGTCCGGCTGATCGACGAGCGGTCTTTTTGGTGCAGATCGAGCCACTACTGCGGAAGATGGGCTAACGTTGCTGTACCAGCCAGAGTACCGGACCACGTGCTCGCCGTGGTTGGGGATGTGCGCGGTGAGGGCGGCCAGCCAGTCCAGGGCGGGGAAGAGCTCGAAGTTTCGCGTGAGACGGGGTGCATCTTGGAGCGGTAGATGACAGTCTGGGTCTTCGCCTGATAGCGCAGCTTCTCCTGGGAGAAGGGGGAGCGGAGGATAACCAACTCTTCTCACGCGAAGCTGAGCGCTCAGCGACCCCCTGCAAGATGTGGTAGATCTTCGGTAACAGGCACCGCAGCGCGCTCTACCAACGCGACATATCTTTCCATGGAGTGGGCCTTGAACGTAAACACTGATGCGAAGTTGCGCCACAGGCGGCGCAGCCAGAAATCCGCGACGGCGTGCACATCGCTCACGTCGAAGTGGATAGTACCGGCGCTGTCAAAGTAGACCAACTGGCCGACATGCACGTATCCCGTACTAAAGAGCGGCACACGCGGGACCAGGTCTGCGTGATTAACAAATCGGAACGTGCGATCACCCATGCGCAGATCGTAGTCCCTCGCGAATTCACTATTGCCCACTCTCGGCGCACCAAAGAGGTAGACACCTTGGACGTCGATATCATCCGCCAATAGCTGTGTGGCCACGAGGAGCGCAATAGCGCCGCCGAGGCTATGACCAGTCAGCCATATTGGCTTCCCGCCCGCCGACGCTTCTGCGATCAGCGATGGGAGCTCATAAAGTTTCCACAACATTTCAAATGCTGCCTTGAAGCCCGAGTGGAATCTGTACAGGCTGACTTCTCTTGTTTTGTCCCGCCGTTCCTCATATGTCGTCGGCCGCAAATCCTGGCCCACATATCCGAACTCCAGATGTCCGAAGAGGTCAATGGTGAACACATCCCAGAAAATCCCTTTGAACCGATTTACTTGTGTACCGCGGAACGAAACGATTACTTTCTCCGCATCGTGCAGTAAGAGCGCTTGCTGGTTCATAACCGTTTCGCCAGGGAATGTCGTCTTCAGTCCCCAACGAGCGGCAGCTTCGCGCATCTTCGCTACGGGATCGTATGCGAGGCTCGATATCCCCGCGAGCCACACGGCATTGGCTGTGCTATAGGCCGTTGCGTGTGCCTCAAACGGACCGCCTTGCCTCACAGCGCCGAATCTCCGCGGCGTACATTGCTCGCTCGATATCCCGTGCGGACGCGATTGCCGGAAAGTCGCATGAGGCACAAACATCGGTGCCGGAAGCATTACCCGCTCCACAAAGATGGCAAGTCCACGGGTAGCGAATCATGCAAGAACAAATGGCTCAGCGGCGTAGATATAGGAATTTTAAACGCCCTTTTTCGCTGATAAAAAAAGTACCACTGGGCTAGTGGGTTTGTCAAACACGCGAGTCTTCGGTCTAGGCTGATAGGTTGATAGGAATTTGCTTTTTGGGCCGGCCGTGGTGAGACGTCATGGACACCCCTCGGCGGGACCGCACCGCATCAGCCATTGTTCCTTTTTCCTAGGCATAGCTACGGCGGTATCATCAGGTGGTTCCCCGAATTGTGTCAACGGAAAAGACAGCTTAGATGTCCGACATGATCGAGCTGTAGTCGCGGAATTGGCAGTATAGGTTACAACCACTTACCCCTGTGTCCACGTTTGGGGTGCACCACGCAACCGAGACCACCACGAGCCAGTGCCGCACGGGTTCGGCGCTTCCAGATCCCCTGCCCGCATCGTCGCGCTGCTCGCTCGCCCCCGTCGGGCGGCCTCGACACCCCTCTCCCGGCACGCACCGGCCTCTCGCCCGGAACGCCGCTTCAGTCGCTCAGAGACCCAACCAATCCGCCTGCCGGATCGCTCTCAGGCAGAGGCATCCCTCGCTTCTCGGGTTCGCCCACCGACACACGACCAGATCGTCCTCTCCGTGCGTCTCCTGACTCACGCACAGTTCCAGCACATGACAGATCCTTATGCCTTGACCGGATCCCTCCCCATCACCCCCCCTTGGCACCGTGCGACACCGCGCCTATGCTCAACTCGATAGAGAAACACCGCGATGAAAGGTCTTACACCCCAGTGCTACTCCATCTGCTCGACCGAAACTACGCGGCACCGCCAGTCGAAGACTACATTCGGCGCCGCCGCTCCGTTGGCACCCCAGGCGTAGGCTCTGATTTCGAGGTCCTTGAAGCCGTTGACCGTTGGATCGATCAGCGAATAGTCCAGTGTGAGGAAGGAAGGCGTTTGAGCAAGTGGCGTGGCAACTACATTCACCGGTGCGGCTACGAACACGTTGCCGCCCGTGGCGGCGGCATCACAAACAAACTCGGAGAGTCGAAAGACTGTTTTCCCGTCGCTGCCGGTGGAAGAAACTCCACTTACATCCCTTAGTTTGACATTAATGCAGTACTTGAACGGCGGCGGGAAGAGAAGATTAACCCAGGTGGCGAGACCGTCCGAGGATGAATATGTTCCCTTGGGCACAAATAGATTGAACGTTCCAGCCCGAGCCGTAGCCGCGTCGACTTCGTGACCGACCAATGCTTCGAAGTGTTTCTTCATTTCCAATTCTTTGGGCTTCCTCTCCATTTCGTCCTCCTTAGGTTGCGCGCTATCATTTACAGGGTTTTTTCCGGAGTTTATGAGGGAATGTAGAATACCATGCCGGTGGGGGCGCCGCCAAGTACGGCGGTGAACTGCCCCCAATTGTTGTACCACCCTCAATGTTGGTCATGCACACACATCTGGCCGGTAAGTTCCTTGTATCATGAGGCGCCCTTAATGTCGACGAAGGGGATCAAAAATTCAACGCATCAATTGGCAGATAAACTTGCTCGATCTAGTTTGCCCTATTCGCGCCAGGCGTCTGATGGCTCCCCCCCGTCGAAATAAAACCACTGGACGTGCCCACAGTGGGAACATGTGAAAATCCTATATGTGCCAGCGCCAGTTGGATTAACCCCCATGTTTGCCAGTAGGGCTCGCTTTCGATCCGCAGCAATTCGGTAGGTCCCAAGCCCGCATACCTTGCAGCGCCGTTTAGCCTTAAGATCAAGACGACAGGCGTTATCGTCAATTAGAGATAAGACTTGATCAATCTCCGCAAGCAGCCTGCTTGCATCAGGAAGACAGTCTTTCTCGTGTTCCACGATGCATTTCTTGAGAAGAGGGTTCGCCCACTCAATTGCCCGAGCCTCGGGAAATTTCGTTTCTACGTTGAACTCCGAGCTTTCAAAGTACCAGAGCCGAAGGATCGGTAGTCCTGAAACCATGTACCACAGGACCTTGCCGAGGCAAAACACGTCGAAGGCAGGGGTTATCGTTTCAACGCGCATCCCCATTGCCCACCCAGGCATCCAGTCGCGGCTTCCTAC
This Candidatus Methylomirabilota bacterium DNA region includes the following protein-coding sequences:
- a CDS encoding lipase family protein, whose translation is MREAAARWGLKTTFPGETVMNQQALLLHDAEKVIVSFRGTQVNRFKGIFWDVFTIDLFGHLEFGYVGQDLRPTTYEERRDKTREVSLYRFHSGFKAAFEMLWKLYELPSLIAEASAGGKPIWLTGHSLGGAIALLVATQLLADDIDVQGVYLFGAPRVGNSEFARDYDLRMGDRTFRFVNHADLVPRVPLFSTGYVHVGQLVYFDSAGTIHFDVSDVHAVADFWLRRLWRNFASVFTFKAHSMERYVALVERAAVPVTEDLPHLAGGR
- a CDS encoding IS1634 family transposase, which translates into the protein MYLRRHDKRVDGEEYGYWSLVESIRTARGPRQRLVATIGKLPGLDREERIGWEAIGRLLTGKSSPQDSLFTQTVEPPAWVTIDLTRVRVERLRHFGEVYLALLLWHRLGLATWCAAQMAEGREAIPWSVMACLLTIARFCAPSSELQIADSWYAKTALEDLVGVPTDRINDDRLYRALDALLPHKDALCRHLQDRYGELFGATFDFLFYDITSAYWEGRAHGNPQARRGYSRDGRPDCPQVCIGLVTSREGLPLAFEVFDGNRPDVTTTKDMVLTMERKYGQADRIWVMDRGMVSEDNMEFLRQRGARYLVGTPKSMLRKFEHELLAHDWEEVQPGVEVKRCASPDGGADTFVLCRSARRKDKEAAILDRFLIRLEAGLHSLQAQADQGRLRDRQKAERRIGRLLERNSRAASLFTVTVTETVMGQETRLAIEIIKHDDRYRWALQSGGSYLLRTNWQEADPTTIWRRYIQLTEVEEAFRTEKSDLGMRPIYHQRQDRTQAHILVCFLALAMWRTLQQWMKAAGLGTAPRKLLEEMREVRSLDVLLPAKDKTIRLRVVSTPSKALRVLLQRMNILLPNRPKIIDNVVQKTAESGL